A genomic stretch from Shewanella sediminis HAW-EB3 includes:
- a CDS encoding glutathione S-transferase, translating into MTLPTLYSFRRCPYAMRARLGVYLSGSQVSLREIVLKHKPEPMLQVSPKGTVPVLILEDNKVIDESLDIMLWALKHNDPDNLLLVGEPHKQEIAKALIDANDNEFKPWLDKYKYADRHPEQREENYREQGEQFIAKLETLLAKHEQLLGSKPCITDFAIFPFVRQFAHVNKPWFKESPYLNVQRWLSGHLTSTTYTHIMKKYPTWLESEEEFLFGKESK; encoded by the coding sequence TGCCAACCCTATACTCTTTCAGACGTTGCCCCTATGCCATGCGGGCGCGCTTAGGGGTTTATCTTTCGGGATCTCAGGTTTCCTTACGTGAGATAGTGCTTAAACATAAACCAGAGCCCATGCTTCAGGTCTCTCCTAAAGGTACAGTCCCGGTCTTGATTCTGGAAGATAACAAGGTTATCGATGAAAGCCTGGATATCATGCTATGGGCTCTGAAGCACAATGATCCAGATAATCTCTTACTTGTGGGGGAGCCACACAAGCAGGAGATAGCTAAGGCATTGATCGACGCCAACGATAATGAATTTAAACCTTGGCTTGATAAGTATAAATATGCCGATCGACATCCGGAGCAGCGCGAAGAAAATTACCGGGAACAGGGTGAGCAATTTATCGCTAAGCTTGAAACACTACTCGCTAAACATGAACAACTGCTGGGATCAAAGCCCTGTATCACCGACTTCGCCATTTTCCCTTTTGTCCGTCAATTTGCCCATGTAAACAAGCCCTGGTTCAAAGAGTCCCCCTATCTTAATGTGCAGCGTTGGCTGAGCGGTCATCTGACAAGCACCACTTATACCCATATTATGAAGAAGTACCCCACTTGGCTCGAGAGTGAAGAGGAGTTTCTCTTCGGCAAGGAATCGAAGTAA